The Equus quagga isolate Etosha38 unplaced genomic scaffold, UCLA_HA_Equagga_1.0 73432_RagTag, whole genome shotgun sequence nucleotide sequence TTACAGCCTGATTCTCTTCCCAGGCATGGAGGCTGTGGCACCATGATAGGGTAAAAGGTTGCCCTTTGGCCGTGCTGTTTCGAATACACTTGTTTAGGAGTAGGGCGAGTCCCGGGAGTGAGGAAGGAGTGATGCTAGGTGCCTGCAGCGTGATGGGCCCAAGGCGGGAGCGTGCACNNNNNNNNNNCACTCGCAGAACTGCCCGAAGATCTCCTTGTTGGGCACGTCGCTCTTGTGGCAAATGCACTGCCCGCACACGCAGTCCCCCAGCCCCGAGCAGACGAGGGAGTTGCTGTCCTTGCGGCAGCTTCCTTCCAGCTCCTGGCTGCTCCGGCCCTGCGTCTGGCACTCACAGTTCTTCCCAATGTAGCCAGCGTCAcacctggggtgggagggatgcAAGGGCAGGGCCCCTCCTGATGATGGTGCGGGACGCTGCTCCTTCCTCTAggaccccaggccctgggctggaaaCAGCTGCTCCTGCTCGTCTCGCTGCCCCTGGGGTGGGGTGCACCCTGCGCCCGACTCACCTGCAGATGCCGCACTCCACGAAGCCCTTGTCCCGGCACAGGCTGCGGTCCCGGCTCATGTCGCGGCACTGACACTCACACTGGGGTAGGACCTGCACGGTCACCGTGTCCGAGAAGCCCAGGGCCCGGATGACAAATGACTGCGCCTGGACGCACTTGGTGGCTGTGA carries:
- the LOC124234216 gene encoding integrin beta-2-like — encoded protein: MSRDRSLCRDKGFVECGICRCDAGYIGKNCECQTQGRSSQELEGSCRKDSNSLVCSGLGDCVCGQCICHKSDVPNKEIFGQFC